The Xanthomonas fragariae genome has a segment encoding these proteins:
- the asnB gene encoding asparagine synthase B translates to MCSIFGIFGLQPGDDLQALRRQALQCSQRQRHRGPDWSGVYVDTGAILVHERLAIVDPAGGSQPLLSEDGNLALAVNGEIYNHRDLKQELLHPYAFQTGSDCEVINALYREDAPASYLNRLNGIFAFALWDKAAARVIIARDPIGVVPLYWGHDREGRLRVASELKSLVDDCADAAQFPPGHWYDSATGALSRYYERSWREYAEVEGVQVQLQELREAFERAVHRQLMTDVPYGVLLSGGLDSSLVAAVAARYARHRIEENDTTEAWWPRLHSFAIGLKGSPDLAAAEVAAAALGTVHHGFEYTFEEGLDALPEVIRHIETYDVTTIRASTPMFLLARRIKAMGVKMVLSGEGSDEIFGGYLYFHKAPSAREFHEELVRKLDALNNYDCLRANKSMMAWGVEPRVPFLDREFLDVAMRMDASFKMIDKTGTGASRMEKGVLREAFSGYLPESILWRQKEQFSDGVGYGWIDGLKAHAASHVSDRELGAADKRFPVNPPQTKEAYFYRTLFEQFFPGQAAAETVPGGKSIACSSPTAIAWDASFAAMADPSGRAIAGVHEQALAS, encoded by the coding sequence ATGTGTTCCATCTTCGGTATTTTCGGCCTGCAACCCGGTGACGATCTGCAGGCATTGCGCAGGCAGGCACTGCAATGTTCGCAGCGGCAGCGCCATCGCGGCCCGGACTGGAGCGGCGTGTATGTCGATACCGGTGCGATCCTGGTGCATGAGCGCCTGGCCATCGTCGACCCGGCTGGCGGCTCGCAGCCGTTGCTGTCCGAAGATGGAAACCTCGCGCTCGCTGTAAATGGCGAGATCTACAACCATCGGGACCTCAAACAGGAATTGCTGCACCCGTACGCATTCCAGACCGGCTCCGATTGCGAGGTGATCAACGCGCTGTACCGCGAAGACGCGCCAGCCTCGTATCTCAACCGCCTCAACGGCATCTTCGCGTTCGCGCTGTGGGACAAGGCCGCAGCGCGCGTAATTATCGCACGTGATCCGATTGGTGTGGTTCCGTTGTACTGGGGTCACGACCGCGAAGGCCGCTTGCGTGTGGCGTCCGAACTGAAATCGCTGGTGGACGATTGCGCCGATGCCGCGCAGTTTCCGCCCGGTCATTGGTACGACAGCGCCACCGGCGCGCTGAGCCGCTACTACGAGCGGTCCTGGCGCGAATACGCCGAAGTGGAAGGCGTGCAGGTGCAACTGCAGGAATTGCGCGAGGCGTTCGAGCGTGCGGTGCATCGTCAGTTGATGACCGACGTGCCGTATGGCGTGCTGCTGTCCGGTGGATTGGATTCGTCGTTGGTCGCGGCAGTGGCCGCGCGCTACGCACGTCATCGCATCGAAGAAAACGACACCACCGAAGCATGGTGGCCGCGGTTGCATTCGTTCGCGATCGGCTTGAAAGGATCACCGGATTTGGCGGCTGCGGAAGTGGCCGCCGCAGCACTGGGCACGGTGCACCACGGCTTCGAATACACCTTCGAAGAAGGCCTGGATGCGTTGCCTGAAGTCATTCGCCATATCGAGACCTACGACGTCACCACCATTCGCGCGTCCACGCCGATGTTCTTGCTGGCGCGACGCATCAAGGCGATGGGCGTGAAGATGGTGCTGTCCGGCGAAGGCAGCGACGAAATCTTCGGCGGCTATCTATACTTCCACAAGGCCCCGAGCGCGCGCGAATTCCACGAGGAACTGGTGCGCAAATTGGACGCGCTCAACAACTACGATTGCCTGCGCGCCAACAAGTCGATGATGGCCTGGGGCGTGGAGCCGCGCGTACCGTTCCTGGATCGCGAATTCCTGGATGTGGCGATGCGCATGGACGCCAGCTTCAAGATGATCGACAAGACCGGTACTGGCGCCTCGCGGATGGAAAAGGGCGTGCTGCGCGAAGCCTTCTCCGGTTATCTGCCCGAGTCGATTCTATGGCGGCAGAAAGAGCAGTTCAGCGATGGTGTGGGCTATGGCTGGATCGATGGGCTGAAGGCGCATGCCGCCTCGCATGTGAGCGACCGCGAACTGGGTGCGGCCGACAAGCGCTTTCCGGTCAATCCGCCGCAGACCAAGGAAGCGTATTTCTATCGCACGCTGTTCGAACAGTTTTTCCCTGGCCAGGCAGCTGCCGAAACCGTGCCGGGCGGCAAGTCGATCGCGTGTTCGTCGCCTACGGCAATTGCCTGGGACGCG